A single Paenibacillus sp. FSL R5-0517 DNA region contains:
- a CDS encoding UbiX family flavin prenyltransferase produces MVQQPDNKRLVVGITGASGSIYGIRLIETLLDLEYNVHLVISNAGWRVLKEEMDWDVTNRDVVLEEKFGNRAGSLIYHPVSDIGASIASGSYLADGMIIMPCSMGTLSSIAQGSSDNLMSRAADVMLKEGRTLILVPRETPLHAIHLENMLKLSRLGVRMIPAMPAFYYKPQTMDELILFLVGKVLDSLRIPHQLFTRWGEPDERG; encoded by the coding sequence ATGGTACAGCAACCGGACAATAAAAGACTGGTTGTCGGAATTACCGGAGCGAGTGGCAGTATATATGGCATTCGATTAATTGAAACGCTGCTTGATTTGGAATATAACGTTCATCTGGTCATATCCAATGCAGGGTGGCGTGTATTGAAAGAAGAAATGGACTGGGATGTGACGAATCGGGATGTGGTGCTGGAAGAAAAATTCGGCAACCGTGCGGGTTCTCTGATCTATCATCCTGTGAGTGATATAGGGGCCTCCATTGCAAGTGGTTCTTATCTGGCCGACGGCATGATTATCATGCCATGTTCTATGGGAACTCTTTCGTCCATTGCGCAGGGATCCTCGGATAATCTGATGTCCCGTGCAGCTGATGTGATGTTGAAAGAGGGAAGAACATTGATCCTCGTACCACGTGAGACGCCTCTTCATGCAATCCATCTGGAGAACATGCTGAAGCTTTCACGTCTTGGTGTGCGTATGATACCGGCTATGCCTGCTTTTTATTACAAACCTCAGACTATGGATGAGTTGATTCTGTTTTTGGTGGGAAAAGTGCTGGATAGCTTGCGCATCCCACATCAACTTTTTACAAGATGGGGAGAACCGGATGAACGGGGATAA
- a CDS encoding UbiA-like polyprenyltransferase: protein MFRKIRIFLEMIKIEHTLFALPFAFMGAILGSMVVDDTFPSWMQIMWVLLAMVGARSAAFGLNRIIDQAIDGKNPRTAMRAIPAGLLKNGEVVIFVIISFILLFWASSNLNVLSMQLLPIAVFMLVLYSYTKRFTWLCHVVLGMTIGLAPLGGWVAVTGTMDWTAIVLYVTIVFWTAGFDIIYACQDLEFDQGEGLHSIPSRFGLVKSLQIAKFFHVITAIGFLALLLMTDLSWWYGAGMLVTYGILFYQHYIVSPNDMSRVQTAFFTMNSLLSIIVFTFTLIDLAVK from the coding sequence ATGTTTAGGAAAATTCGCATCTTTTTAGAAATGATCAAGATTGAACATACGCTTTTTGCTTTACCCTTTGCATTTATGGGGGCCATTCTAGGCTCCATGGTAGTGGATGATACCTTCCCAAGCTGGATGCAGATCATGTGGGTATTGCTTGCGATGGTCGGTGCACGTAGTGCAGCATTCGGTTTGAACCGGATTATTGACCAAGCGATTGATGGTAAAAACCCCCGTACTGCGATGAGAGCCATCCCGGCAGGGCTTTTGAAAAATGGGGAAGTTGTTATATTTGTCATTATCTCATTTATATTGTTATTCTGGGCCTCATCCAATCTTAATGTATTGTCCATGCAGCTGTTGCCTATTGCTGTGTTTATGTTGGTACTGTATTCGTACACCAAACGATTCACATGGTTATGCCACGTCGTTCTCGGAATGACGATTGGTTTGGCACCACTTGGTGGCTGGGTAGCTGTAACAGGCACGATGGATTGGACAGCGATTGTGCTGTACGTTACGATTGTGTTCTGGACAGCGGGCTTTGATATTATCTATGCATGTCAGGATCTGGAATTTGATCAGGGAGAGGGTCTTCACTCCATACCTTCCCGTTTTGGCCTGGTTAAATCCTTGCAGATCGCTAAGTTCTTCCATGTGATTACTGCAATTGGTTTTCTTGCATTATTGTTGATGACAGATCTGAGCTGGTGGTATGGCGCAGGCATGTTGGTGACGTATGGAATTCTGTTCTATCAACACTATATTGTATCGCCTAATGATATGAGCCGTGTTCAAACGGCGTTTTTTACCATGAACAGTTTGCTTAGTATAATCGTATTTACGTTTACTCTGATTGATCTGGCGGTGAAATAA
- a CDS encoding demethylmenaquinone methyltransferase encodes MGSGETKPKEEYVHSVFQSIAGKYDVMNDILSFRRHKAWRKFTMKKMNMSKGDTGLDLCCGTCDWTLAMAEASETGHMHGLDFSSNMLEVGQTKINAVQRQNQITLTQGNAMSLPFEDNSFDYVTIGFGLRNVPDLRQVLSEMKRVVKPGGMVVCLELSKPTWQPFKGIYYFYFEKVLPNLAKVFAKSFEQYKWLPDSLAIFPGRKELADIFAETGLQEVQAYPLTGGIAALHIGTKENQHV; translated from the coding sequence ATGGGGAGCGGAGAGACCAAACCGAAAGAAGAATATGTCCATTCGGTTTTTCAGAGCATAGCCGGAAAATATGATGTCATGAATGATATTCTAAGTTTCCGCAGGCATAAGGCTTGGCGCAAATTCACCATGAAAAAGATGAATATGTCCAAAGGCGACACCGGTCTTGATTTGTGCTGCGGCACGTGTGACTGGACGCTTGCTATGGCAGAAGCAAGTGAAACAGGGCACATGCACGGACTTGATTTCAGCAGCAACATGCTGGAGGTCGGCCAGACGAAGATCAATGCGGTGCAACGTCAGAATCAGATTACCCTGACACAGGGAAACGCCATGTCACTTCCTTTTGAAGACAATTCATTTGATTATGTGACAATCGGGTTCGGGCTTCGCAATGTACCGGATCTCAGACAGGTGTTATCTGAAATGAAACGTGTGGTCAAACCGGGCGGTATGGTTGTGTGTCTGGAATTGTCCAAGCCAACATGGCAGCCGTTCAAAGGCATTTATTATTTTTATTTTGAGAAGGTTTTACCGAATCTTGCCAAAGTGTTTGCTAAAAGTTTTGAGCAGTACAAATGGCTGCCCGACTCTCTGGCGATTTTTCCCGGAAGGAAGGAACTGGCGGACATTTTTGCAGAAACAGGATTACAAGAAGTGCAGGCCTACCCTCTAACCGGAGGTATCGCGGCATTGCATATTGGAACCAAGGAGAATCAGCATGTTTAG
- a CDS encoding heptaprenyl diphosphate synthase component 1: MNSYRVPQLAKKYTDYDMIRQHTEIPSFPDSRARLLQVFVGRTDEKVHQELYALATSLVQLAMDTHDRIDTISGERREQEMRSRQLNVLAGDYLSSRFYQLLAQAGRIEMIGKLSGAVSEVNARKMTLYERMKKLLVSADEYLRETVQLRMQLFLSFTGMIRDNEESLWNSLLTEFSSCETIVEELKRMNDERQYLHSYAYWHIYEHGNDDERTVLRQSEPDVRAWNAMMLKHRVGEVLLDKLRDCTHRIQVLLQDEEGRMGLHEIHAILEPYLAYLQPSHAAVRED; this comes from the coding sequence ATGAATTCATATCGCGTACCCCAACTAGCAAAGAAATATACGGATTACGACATGATTCGACAACATACGGAAATCCCATCATTTCCGGATAGCCGAGCACGTCTGCTGCAGGTATTTGTGGGCCGCACAGACGAAAAGGTGCATCAAGAGTTATATGCTCTTGCAACTTCGCTCGTTCAGTTGGCCATGGATACGCATGATCGAATCGATACCATTTCCGGTGAGCGGAGAGAGCAGGAGATGCGTTCACGCCAGTTGAATGTACTCGCCGGAGATTATTTAAGTAGCCGTTTTTATCAATTGCTTGCCCAAGCGGGCAGAATTGAAATGATCGGCAAACTCAGTGGTGCTGTATCCGAAGTGAACGCACGCAAGATGACGCTGTATGAACGGATGAAGAAGCTTCTCGTTTCGGCTGATGAATACTTGCGTGAAACGGTACAGCTGAGAATGCAGCTGTTTCTTTCATTTACAGGCATGATTCGAGATAACGAAGAATCACTATGGAACAGCCTGTTGACCGAATTCAGCTCCTGCGAAACGATCGTGGAAGAACTGAAGCGGATGAATGACGAAAGACAATATCTCCACAGCTATGCATACTGGCACATATACGAGCATGGTAATGACGATGAGCGCACTGTGCTGCGTCAATCTGAACCGGATGTACGTGCATGGAACGCTATGATGCTGAAGCATAGGGTTGGTGAAGTTTTGCTGGACAAGCTTCGCGATTGTACACACCGCATTCAAGTGTTGTTGCAAGACGAGGAAGGGCGAATGGGCTTGCATGAGATCCATGCGATTCTTGAGCCTTACTTGGCATATTTGCAGCCTTCACATGCGGCAGTAAGGGAAGATTGA
- the mtrB gene encoding trp RNA-binding attenuation protein MtrB: MDHPTGNDYIVIKAEENGVQVIGLTRGQDTRFHHTEKLDKGEVMFAQFTTHTSAIKIRGKATLITKHGQIESE, encoded by the coding sequence ATGGATCATCCAACCGGCAATGATTATATTGTAATTAAGGCAGAGGAAAATGGTGTCCAGGTGATCGGATTAACCCGAGGTCAGGATACACGTTTTCACCACACCGAGAAATTGGACAAGGGTGAAGTGATGTTTGCCCAATTTACCACTCATACCTCAGCTATTAAAATCCGGGGCAAAGCCACGCTGATTACCAAGCATGGACAGATTGAATCGGAGTAA
- a CDS encoding HU family DNA-binding protein: MNKSDLITHVSEATELSKKDVTKAVDAVFEAISEALQSGDKVQLVGFGNFEVRERSARKGRNPQTGEEIEIPASKIPAFKPGKALKDGIK; the protein is encoded by the coding sequence ATGAACAAATCAGACTTGATTACACACGTATCTGAAGCGACTGAATTGTCCAAAAAAGATGTAACGAAAGCGGTTGATGCCGTATTCGAAGCAATCTCTGAGGCTCTTCAAAGCGGAGATAAAGTACAATTGGTTGGTTTTGGGAACTTCGAAGTTCGCGAGCGCTCCGCACGTAAAGGACGCAACCCGCAAACAGGTGAAGAAATCGAAATTCCTGCGAGCAAAATTCCTGCATTCAAACCAGGTAAAGCGCTCAAAGACGGAATTAAATAA
- a CDS encoding ABC transporter permease, with product MKDKSLDFAFRYGAIIVIIGVIAFFGIKLPYFFTYSNLTDILGSISIVTFVAIGVTLSLIVDGFDLSAGATVSLTTVVTASLMIWYQQPLAIVIIVPLIIGAVIGLLNALLIVKLRIPDLLATLATMYIIGGIHKTYAQGYTIYNHMQFPDGSKAAGEMDPTFLLIGQGKWLGMPISVILLLIAVIGVHIFLTYTKYGRQMYITGGNEEAARLSGIKVKKVRTLAYVAAGVFAAIGGIIYASKVGSGQIDAGSPLLMESVAAVFVGFSVFGAGKPNVIGTFIGSVLIGVLVNGLTMMNVQYFTHDIVKGGVLVLALAVTFYVLNRNRT from the coding sequence ATGAAGGATAAATCACTGGATTTTGCGTTCCGTTACGGGGCGATTATAGTCATTATTGGAGTTATTGCATTTTTCGGCATTAAATTGCCTTATTTCTTTACGTATAGTAACTTGACCGATATTTTGGGCTCGATCTCAATCGTCACGTTTGTCGCGATCGGTGTTACGTTATCTCTCATTGTTGATGGATTTGATCTCTCGGCAGGGGCAACGGTCTCATTGACAACTGTCGTTACTGCTTCGTTAATGATCTGGTATCAACAACCCTTGGCAATCGTCATTATTGTGCCACTGATTATTGGGGCTGTGATTGGTTTGCTGAACGCCTTGCTCATTGTAAAATTGCGTATTCCGGATTTGCTGGCAACCCTTGCCACGATGTACATCATCGGAGGTATTCACAAAACGTATGCACAGGGTTATACCATTTACAATCACATGCAGTTCCCTGATGGGAGCAAAGCTGCGGGAGAGATGGACCCGACATTCCTGCTCATAGGGCAGGGGAAATGGCTCGGTATGCCGATATCGGTTATCCTGCTGCTTATTGCGGTAATAGGTGTGCATATCTTTTTGACGTATACGAAATACGGGCGCCAGATGTACATTACAGGCGGTAATGAGGAAGCTGCACGTTTGTCTGGAATCAAGGTGAAAAAGGTGCGTACACTCGCTTATGTAGCTGCTGGAGTGTTTGCAGCAATCGGTGGTATCATCTATGCTTCCAAAGTGGGATCTGGGCAAATTGATGCTGGATCACCGTTGTTAATGGAATCGGTAGCTGCAGTATTTGTCGGTTTCTCTGTATTTGGTGCGGGTAAACCGAATGTCATCGGAACCTTCATCGGTTCGGTTCTGATTGGTGTTCTTGTGAACGGGTTAACGATGATGAACGTACAGTATTTCACCCATGATATTGTAAAAGGTGGGGTTCTCGTGCTTGCCCTGGCGGTTACATTTTACGTCTTAAACCGCAACCGGACTTGA
- a CDS encoding sugar ABC transporter ATP-binding protein, giving the protein MSTAPILLQMEHIHKQFSGIPALKDVDFSVKGGEIHALLGANGAGKSTLMKILSGAYPLDQGTIQLSGQALHLSSPGDAKASGIHCVYQEVDAALVPQLTAAENIMLDQLASPAGGWWKSPRKLQQRAIEALKQLGADISVHQKVADLTLAEKQMILLARILIQDAKVIIFDEPTAPLSQEETDAFFRIVHLLKERGVACIFITHRLAEVTGHCDRVTVMRDGQHVFTGEAKGLAINDLVTQMLGKPFEEEFPKTEAPVGELLLEARGLRRGVKVKGVDLSVRRGEVLAVVGLVGAGKTESSRLLIGADRLEGGEIRLNNQNLRLSQPADAAALGIVSVPEERRKQGILIQENVERNLSLPLLSRLSTLGFVSRKRERLNAESLVKQLGIKTSSVKQEVKYLSGGNQQKVAIGKWLNADADVFIFDEPTKGVDIGAKSDIFRIINELALAGKGVIYFTCELDEGMGIGDRIAVMCEGVIVKEFKRGETNQEQLLYYASGGQEVQS; this is encoded by the coding sequence ATGAGCACTGCACCGATTCTGCTTCAAATGGAACACATCCACAAGCAGTTTTCAGGCATACCTGCACTGAAGGATGTGGATTTCTCTGTAAAAGGCGGGGAGATTCATGCGCTGCTGGGTGCCAATGGTGCCGGTAAGAGTACGTTAATGAAAATTTTGTCTGGTGCTTATCCATTGGATCAGGGGACGATTCAGCTAAGTGGACAAGCGCTTCATTTAAGTTCTCCGGGAGACGCGAAGGCAAGCGGGATTCACTGTGTCTATCAGGAAGTGGATGCGGCACTGGTGCCACAGCTGACGGCTGCGGAGAACATTATGTTGGATCAGTTGGCTTCACCTGCCGGGGGGTGGTGGAAAAGTCCGCGGAAGCTGCAACAGCGTGCGATTGAGGCATTGAAGCAATTAGGGGCGGACATATCCGTTCACCAAAAAGTGGCTGATCTGACGCTTGCAGAAAAACAGATGATACTGCTGGCGCGGATTTTGATTCAGGATGCCAAGGTCATCATTTTTGACGAACCTACTGCACCGCTGAGTCAGGAAGAAACGGATGCATTTTTCCGGATTGTTCATCTGTTGAAGGAACGGGGCGTAGCCTGCATTTTCATAACCCATCGTCTTGCTGAAGTGACGGGTCACTGTGATCGCGTTACGGTTATGAGGGATGGGCAACATGTATTTACCGGTGAAGCAAAGGGACTGGCGATCAACGATTTGGTTACTCAGATGCTGGGCAAACCATTTGAAGAAGAGTTTCCGAAGACGGAAGCGCCCGTGGGGGAGCTGCTATTGGAGGCACGTGGACTTCGTCGTGGAGTGAAGGTCAAAGGTGTTGATCTCTCTGTACGCCGAGGTGAAGTCCTTGCTGTGGTGGGTCTGGTAGGCGCGGGTAAAACCGAAAGCTCTCGCTTGCTGATTGGTGCAGATCGGCTGGAGGGAGGCGAGATCCGGCTCAACAACCAGAATCTCCGTCTGTCTCAGCCTGCGGATGCGGCGGCTCTGGGGATTGTTTCTGTTCCGGAGGAGCGACGTAAACAAGGAATCCTGATTCAGGAGAACGTGGAACGGAATCTAAGCCTGCCTTTGCTAAGTCGTCTCAGTACATTAGGTTTCGTAAGCCGCAAGCGGGAACGTCTGAATGCAGAGTCATTGGTGAAACAGCTTGGAATTAAAACATCGTCAGTGAAGCAGGAAGTAAAATACCTAAGCGGTGGTAATCAGCAGAAGGTAGCCATTGGAAAATGGCTTAATGCGGATGCGGATGTATTTATATTTGATGAGCCAACCAAGGGCGTAGATATTGGGGCGAAAAGTGACATTTTCCGCATCATCAATGAACTGGCTTTGGCCGGCAAGGGTGTCATCTATTTCACCTGTGAACTGGATGAAGGCATGGGAATTGGCGACCGAATCGCAGTCATGTGCGAAGGTGTTATCGTGAAAGAGTTCAAACGAGGCGAGACTAATCAAGAACAGCTGCTATACTATGCAAGCGGTGGACAAGAGGTGCAGTCATGA
- a CDS encoding sugar ABC transporter substrate-binding protein, with product MKRKEIKWVWLSVLLVFTLALSACGIKKEPAATPASGASADTPKTEAVTGPLSGKRIALIMEFNTGTFSQQYVQGVKQEIEKFGGELTTFVADNDKAKMVSLLDSAINQKFDAILTDHGDSLLEPGVKKAVEQNIPVVVFDAAITVPGATVLSQDDQKMAELTLEQMKKDINGQGNIVKVWVAGFAPMERRQIAYGEFMKANPDIKEIATFGSAQNPALDTQAKMEAILKQYPKGEITAVWTAWDEFAKGAARAIQQAGRDEIKVYGIDMSDEDLQMIQDPKNPWVASAAVDPTDIGRVQVRYAYQKLNGDETEDSVVLNPVYVQREALPDQQISTSELSEFVEGWGGSTQGIKDWMSEYGITAK from the coding sequence ATGAAAAGAAAAGAGATAAAATGGGTATGGTTGAGTGTGTTATTGGTATTTACATTGGCACTGTCCGCTTGCGGAATTAAAAAAGAACCGGCAGCAACTCCAGCTTCAGGTGCATCAGCTGATACGCCGAAAACGGAAGCAGTTACAGGCCCTCTAAGCGGTAAAAGAATTGCACTTATTATGGAATTTAATACAGGTACCTTCTCGCAGCAATATGTACAAGGAGTCAAACAAGAAATCGAAAAATTCGGTGGCGAACTGACGACGTTTGTTGCCGATAATGACAAAGCAAAGATGGTATCTTTGCTTGATAGCGCAATTAATCAGAAATTCGATGCCATTCTTACGGATCACGGTGATTCCCTATTAGAACCAGGCGTGAAGAAGGCAGTAGAACAGAACATTCCCGTGGTTGTATTCGACGCAGCCATTACTGTACCGGGAGCTACAGTCCTGTCACAGGATGACCAGAAGATGGCTGAGCTCACACTGGAGCAAATGAAAAAAGATATCAATGGACAAGGAAATATTGTCAAAGTATGGGTAGCTGGTTTCGCACCGATGGAACGTCGTCAGATTGCATACGGTGAATTCATGAAAGCAAATCCGGACATCAAGGAAATAGCTACATTTGGTTCCGCACAGAATCCTGCGCTGGATACTCAAGCCAAAATGGAAGCTATTCTCAAGCAATATCCAAAAGGTGAGATTACAGCTGTATGGACTGCATGGGATGAATTCGCCAAAGGTGCAGCGCGTGCAATTCAACAAGCTGGACGTGACGAGATTAAAGTGTATGGTATCGATATGAGTGACGAGGATCTGCAAATGATTCAGGACCCGAAAAATCCTTGGGTTGCTTCTGCTGCTGTTGATCCAACGGATATTGGTCGCGTCCAAGTCCGTTATGCTTATCAGAAACTGAACGGGGACGAGACAGAAGATTCAGTTGTGCTTAACCCGGTCTATGTTCAACGTGAAGCTCTGCCAGATCAACAAATCTCCACTTCGGAGCTGTCAGAGTTCGTTGAAGGATGGGGTGGAAGCACACAAGGAATCAAGGACTGGATGAGCGAATACGGTATTACTGCTAAATAA
- the spoIVA gene encoding stage IV sporulation protein A, whose amino-acid sequence MEKVDIFKDIAERTGGDIYLGVVGAVRTGKSTFIKRFMETIVLPNIASEADRARAVDELPQSAAGKTIMTTEPKFVPNNAVQIKVAEGLDVNVRLVDCVGYAVEGAKGYEDENGPRMISTPWFEEPIPFQEAAEIGTRKVIQEHSTLGVVVTTDGTIAEIARSSYVESEERVIAELKEVGKPFVLVINSTRPRSEEALQLRSELAAKYDIPVMTLSAATMTEDDVTGVLREVLYEFPVHEVNVNLPSWVMVLNETHWLRSNYENSVRDTVKDIRRLRDVDRVVAQFMEYEFIDRAGLSGMNMGQGVAEIDLYAPDELYDQILVEVVGIEIRGKDHLLQLMQEFSHAKREYDRFAEALEMVKTTGYGIAAPSLAEMALDEPELIRQGTKFGVRLKATAPSIHMIRVDVESEFAPIIGTEKQSEELVRYLMQDFENDPIKVWDSDMFGRSLHSIVREGIQGKIAMMPDNARYKLQETLGRIINEGSGGLIAIIL is encoded by the coding sequence TTGGAGAAAGTGGACATTTTTAAGGACATAGCTGAGCGGACCGGAGGGGATATTTATCTCGGGGTTGTCGGCGCAGTCCGGACGGGAAAATCAACATTTATTAAACGATTCATGGAAACGATCGTATTGCCCAACATCGCAAGCGAGGCCGATCGTGCCCGTGCAGTGGATGAACTTCCACAAAGTGCAGCAGGCAAAACCATCATGACAACCGAACCAAAATTTGTACCGAATAACGCAGTTCAGATCAAGGTGGCCGAAGGGCTTGATGTCAATGTACGCCTTGTGGATTGTGTGGGTTACGCGGTGGAAGGAGCCAAGGGGTACGAGGATGAAAATGGTCCGCGCATGATCTCCACGCCTTGGTTCGAAGAGCCAATTCCGTTCCAGGAAGCCGCCGAGATTGGGACTCGCAAAGTCATTCAGGAGCATTCCACACTGGGTGTTGTGGTCACAACAGACGGCACAATTGCCGAAATTGCCCGCAGTTCCTATGTGGAATCCGAAGAACGGGTTATTGCGGAATTGAAAGAAGTCGGTAAACCGTTTGTCTTGGTCATCAACTCCACTCGCCCACGCAGTGAAGAAGCCCTGCAATTGCGTAGTGAACTTGCTGCCAAATACGACATTCCGGTGATGACACTCAGTGCAGCCACAATGACTGAAGATGATGTGACGGGTGTACTTCGTGAAGTGCTCTATGAGTTCCCTGTGCATGAAGTGAATGTAAACCTGCCGAGCTGGGTTATGGTGCTGAACGAGACTCACTGGCTGCGAAGCAACTACGAAAATTCTGTACGGGATACCGTGAAGGATATTCGCAGACTTCGTGATGTGGATCGGGTTGTCGCTCAGTTCATGGAATATGAATTCATTGATCGCGCAGGCCTGAGTGGTATGAACATGGGGCAGGGTGTAGCTGAAATTGACCTGTATGCGCCGGATGAGCTGTATGATCAGATTCTCGTAGAAGTGGTTGGCATCGAGATTCGCGGCAAGGATCATCTGCTGCAATTGATGCAGGAGTTCTCACATGCGAAGAGAGAATACGATCGCTTCGCAGAAGCGCTGGAAATGGTCAAAACGACCGGATATGGCATTGCTGCTCCATCTCTCGCCGAGATGGCTCTGGATGAACCTGAGCTCATTCGTCAGGGCACCAAATTTGGCGTACGTCTGAAAGCTACGGCACCGTCCATTCATATGATCCGGGTCGATGTGGAATCGGAGTTCGCTCCAATTATCGGTACGGAGAAGCAAAGTGAGGAACTGGTGAGATACCTGATGCAGGACTTCGAGAACGATCCGATCAAGGTATGGGATTCAGATATGTTCGGCCGTTCGCTGCACTCTATCGTGCGAGAAGGGATTCAGGGCAAGATTGCCATGATGCCGGATAATGCAAGATATAAACTGCAAGAGACGCTGGGAAGAATCATTAACGAAGGTTCAGGTGGCTTGATCGCTATCATTTTGTAA
- a CDS encoding 2Fe-2S iron-sulfur cluster-binding protein: protein MDYKVTFLPMNKSIVLKPGATLLHVARRAGVKITTRCDGKAACLMCKVNVDEEYRAELYPPTDAEKRKLGSLLEAGTRLSCQAKVCGSLSVHVPEDPLKAAIRKQLERQQQEDDWF, encoded by the coding sequence ATGGACTACAAAGTTACTTTTTTACCCATGAACAAATCAATCGTGCTTAAACCAGGGGCGACACTTCTGCATGTAGCACGACGAGCCGGAGTGAAGATTACGACCCGATGTGATGGTAAAGCTGCTTGCTTGATGTGCAAGGTGAACGTAGACGAAGAATATCGGGCGGAACTGTATCCGCCAACGGATGCAGAAAAGCGCAAGTTGGGTTCATTGTTGGAAGCAGGTACAAGACTGTCCTGTCAGGCCAAGGTGTGTGGTTCTCTATCGGTTCATGTTCCGGAGGACCCGCTGAAGGCAGCCATACGGAAACAACTGGAACGTCAGCAACAGGAAGACGACTGGTTCTGA
- a CDS encoding DUF2768 family protein gives MSAMDKMWLSLVAILIMGLSVFLITFARAKTKGIVRGILSFIAFLIMLIGFFGGIASLT, from the coding sequence ATGAGCGCAATGGACAAGATGTGGCTGTCATTGGTCGCCATCCTCATTATGGGACTATCTGTATTCCTGATTACGTTTGCTCGTGCCAAAACAAAAGGTATTGTAAGAGGGATTCTTTCTTTCATTGCATTTTTGATTATGCTGATTGGCTTTTTCGGTGGAATCGCTTCTCTGACCTGA
- a CDS encoding stage VI sporulation protein F: MGNNISKDALNAINKKTGKTITEGAVKKLASTVKPTTIQNEAQLRQLIKQVSAMAKVPVSEDTVKDIVSAVKKSGLNPSSMESLMKMMMKK; this comes from the coding sequence ATGGGTAACAACATTTCCAAAGATGCGCTGAATGCAATCAACAAGAAAACGGGTAAAACGATTACAGAAGGTGCCGTCAAGAAATTGGCAAGCACGGTGAAACCAACGACGATTCAAAATGAAGCTCAGTTGCGCCAATTGATCAAACAAGTATCCGCCATGGCGAAAGTTCCGGTATCTGAGGATACGGTTAAGGATATTGTGAGTGCGGTCAAGAAAAGCGGATTGAATCCGAGCAGTATGGAATCGTTAATGAAAATGATGATGAAAAAATAA